From Herpetosiphon gulosus, the proteins below share one genomic window:
- the prmC gene encoding peptide chain release factor N(5)-glutamine methyltransferase, whose product MAITTVREALIEASNSLISASLTPQLDARVLLAHVLGLTPTQILASFNDQLSTEQVDQFQGLIKRRSTLEPIAYLIGSREFYGLMFNVDRRVLVPRPDTEILVEQALTWIKQQQRPLVVADIGTGSGCIAVAVAKHSPIIKMYAVDLSPDALAVAQSNVERHGLQQQIELIHGDGVSQLPEPIDLLLSNPPYTLLEEIEPGVRLHEPTLALDGGPDGLDCYRQLLPATAAILRQGQPSAALFELGAWQGPDVVALAQASFPQAKIQLVRDLAARDRVVQIEQA is encoded by the coding sequence ATGGCTATAACGACTGTGCGCGAGGCATTAATTGAGGCATCCAACTCTTTGATCAGCGCTTCGCTGACCCCGCAACTCGATGCTCGCGTGTTGTTGGCTCATGTGCTTGGCCTCACGCCGACCCAGATTTTGGCGAGCTTCAACGATCAACTCTCGACTGAGCAGGTTGATCAATTTCAAGGCTTAATTAAACGGCGCAGCACCTTAGAACCAATCGCCTACCTGATTGGCTCGCGTGAGTTTTATGGCTTAATGTTTAATGTAGATCGGCGGGTTTTGGTGCCACGGCCTGATACTGAGATTCTGGTGGAGCAGGCATTAACCTGGATCAAACAGCAGCAACGTCCGTTGGTAGTGGCCGATATTGGCACGGGCAGCGGTTGTATTGCGGTGGCGGTGGCCAAACATTCGCCCATTATTAAAATGTATGCGGTTGATCTTTCGCCCGATGCCTTGGCCGTAGCTCAAAGTAATGTGGAGCGCCATGGCTTGCAGCAACAGATTGAGCTGATTCATGGCGATGGTGTTAGTCAATTGCCAGAGCCAATTGATTTGCTCTTGAGCAACCCACCCTACACCTTGCTTGAGGAAATTGAGCCTGGAGTACGTTTGCATGAGCCAACCCTTGCACTTGATGGCGGCCCCGATGGCCTTGATTGCTATCGCCAATTATTGCCAGCAACGGCAGCAATTCTGCGCCAAGGCCAGCCTAGCGCTGCATTATTTGAGCTTGGGGCTTGGCAAGGGCCAGACGTTGTTGCCCTTGCCCAAGCTAGTTTTCCGCAGGCCAAGATTCAGCTTGTGCGCGATTTAGCAGCCCGTGATCGGGTGGTGCAGATTGAGCAGGCTTAG
- a CDS encoding enoyl-ACP reductase, which produces MDLLKGKKALIVGIANDHSIAWGIAQALKQAGAELAFSYAGESLERRVRPLAEQLGVSFVQQCDVSDDAQIATLFERLGAEFGSFDILVHSVAYAKREDLSGRFIDSSRDGWRVAMDVSAFSLVALTKAALPLLNPNASILTLSYYGAEKVIPNYNVMGVAKAALEASVRYLAADLGPDGLRVNAISAGPIRTLSASGIGNFRRLHRAFTSANPMRRAITIEDVGNTALWLCSELASGVTGEVVYVDGGYNVLGMSEEEQSS; this is translated from the coding sequence ATGGATTTGCTCAAAGGGAAAAAAGCCTTAATCGTTGGAATTGCCAATGATCATTCAATTGCTTGGGGCATTGCCCAAGCCTTGAAACAGGCTGGAGCCGAATTGGCCTTTTCGTATGCTGGCGAGAGCTTAGAACGCCGCGTGCGCCCATTGGCCGAGCAGCTTGGCGTGAGTTTTGTGCAGCAATGCGATGTGAGCGACGATGCCCAAATTGCCACACTGTTCGAGCGGCTGGGGGCAGAATTTGGCTCGTTCGATATTTTGGTGCACAGCGTGGCCTACGCCAAACGCGAAGATCTTTCGGGCCGTTTTATCGATAGTAGCCGTGATGGCTGGCGAGTTGCGATGGATGTTAGTGCGTTTTCGTTGGTAGCGCTCACCAAAGCTGCCTTGCCATTGCTTAATCCCAACGCCAGTATTTTGACTTTGAGTTACTACGGTGCAGAGAAGGTTATTCCCAACTACAACGTGATGGGTGTTGCCAAAGCCGCGCTTGAAGCCAGCGTTCGCTATTTGGCCGCCGATCTTGGTCCCGATGGGTTGCGAGTAAATGCGATTAGTGCTGGCCCAATCCGCACACTTTCGGCCTCGGGCATTGGCAATTTTCGACGGTTGCATCGCGCCTTTACTAGCGCCAACCCCATGCGCCGTGCGATCACGATTGAAGATGTTGGCAATACCGCTCTGTGGTTATGCTCGGAGCTAGCCAGCGGCGTAACCGGCGAAGTCGTGTATGTCGATGGTGGCTATAATGTGCTCGGAATGAGCGAAGAAGAACAATCAAGCTAG
- the aroB gene encoding 3-dehydroquinate synthase, with amino-acid sequence MQPSGQSIALIGPSGAGKSTVGVGLAQALGWRFIDLDQLIIERAEKSISDIFSQEGEAGFRERETAALVQALQTDQAVIACGGGIVLREVNRQLLREQAWCVYLTSAISTLVKRLTADQANPRPLLASDINEQLVIQLAERLPLYSTLANWTIQTDGLAPQIVVEQLIRAWGLVGKPQVSEVFSSFNSRYYVKSGALAALPNELANLGLTGTCWLISDSHVGPMYAPSLIQALENSGFPCQRYDIPAQEASKSWQQAGELYTWLLENGVQRGDTVLALGGGVVGDLAGFIAASILRGIAVVQLPTTILAMIDSSIGGKTGINHPRGKNLIGAFHPPRLVLIDDAVLSSLPRRERAAGWAEAVKHGVIADAQLFADLERAGASLNDVPAKITSDLLVRSAAVKIGVVNRDERETGERMLLNYGHTLGQAVEAATQYKRYVHGEAVAIGMTFAANLAVQLGMWTSAEAERQRALLQALELPTALPRDLDIEATLAALNLDKKRAKGSVRWVLPTRIGHAQVESHVDPELVRKLVHELVEQA; translated from the coding sequence ATGCAACCATCTGGGCAATCGATTGCATTAATTGGCCCAAGCGGCGCAGGCAAAAGTACGGTTGGCGTAGGTTTAGCCCAAGCGCTCGGCTGGCGTTTTATCGATTTAGATCAACTAATTATCGAACGCGCCGAAAAAAGTATTAGCGATATTTTTAGCCAAGAGGGCGAAGCGGGCTTTCGCGAGCGCGAAACCGCCGCTTTAGTCCAAGCATTACAAACTGATCAAGCCGTCATCGCCTGTGGTGGCGGCATCGTTTTGCGCGAAGTTAATCGGCAATTGCTGCGCGAGCAGGCTTGGTGTGTCTATCTCACCAGCGCCATCAGCACCTTGGTTAAACGCCTAACTGCTGATCAAGCTAATCCTCGGCCATTACTGGCGAGCGATATTAATGAACAACTTGTCATCCAACTCGCTGAGCGTTTGCCACTCTACAGCACCCTCGCCAACTGGACGATCCAAACCGATGGCTTGGCTCCACAAATTGTGGTCGAACAACTGATAAGGGCTTGGGGTTTAGTGGGCAAGCCGCAAGTAAGCGAAGTGTTTAGCTCTTTCAACAGTCGTTATTATGTTAAAAGCGGGGCACTGGCGGCACTCCCCAATGAATTAGCCAATCTTGGGCTAACTGGCACATGCTGGTTGATCAGCGATAGCCATGTTGGACCGATGTATGCACCAAGCTTGATTCAAGCCTTAGAAAACTCCGGTTTCCCATGTCAACGCTACGATATTCCGGCGCAAGAGGCCAGCAAATCATGGCAGCAAGCAGGCGAATTGTATACGTGGCTGCTCGAAAATGGGGTGCAGCGTGGCGATACGGTGTTGGCGCTGGGCGGCGGCGTGGTTGGTGATTTAGCGGGCTTTATTGCGGCCTCAATTCTACGTGGCATCGCCGTGGTGCAATTGCCAACCACAATTTTGGCAATGATCGATAGCAGCATTGGCGGCAAAACCGGCATTAATCACCCGCGGGGCAAAAATTTGATCGGGGCGTTTCATCCGCCGCGTTTGGTGTTAATTGATGATGCAGTGCTAAGCAGTTTGCCGCGCCGCGAGCGGGCAGCAGGCTGGGCCGAAGCCGTCAAACATGGAGTGATTGCTGATGCCCAATTGTTCGCTGATTTAGAACGAGCAGGGGCAAGCCTCAATGATGTGCCCGCCAAGATCACCAGCGATCTGTTGGTGCGCTCAGCAGCGGTCAAAATTGGCGTGGTCAATCGCGACGAACGCGAAACTGGCGAACGCATGCTGTTGAATTATGGCCATACCTTGGGACAAGCGGTTGAGGCTGCGACCCAGTACAAACGCTATGTCCATGGCGAAGCGGTGGCGATTGGCATGACCTTTGCCGCCAATCTGGCGGTACAACTTGGCATGTGGACAAGCGCTGAGGCCGAACGCCAACGAGCCTTGTTGCAAGCACTTGAATTGCCAACCGCCCTGCCCCGCGATTTGGATATCGAGGCCACGCTTGCGGCGCTCAATTTGGATAAAAAACGCGCCAAAGGCAGCGTGCGCTGGGTACTGCCAACCCGCATCGGCCATGCGCAAGTTGAATCACACGTTGACCCCGAATTGGTGCGCAAATTGGTTCATGAATTGGTCGAACAAGCCTAG
- the cobT gene encoding nicotinate-nucleotide--dimethylbenzimidazole phosphoribosyltransferase: MNIDDLSATIAELDSAAMQQAQQRQEQLTKPQGALGLLETLSIQLAGITQQCPPSVQKPIIVVAAADHGVAEYGVSAYPSSVTAQMVANFLAGGAAVSVLARHVGAELLIIDAGVQTAITSEAANFRSEWLGAGTHNLAIEPAMSLAQAQSALERGMNIAHELADAGHDLIALGEMGIGNTTAAACLTAIYCQQPAAVVTGHGTGVQAEHYQRKIEVVAQAVARVGSNVNGIKPLSEVGGFEIGILAGVIMGAAQRRVPILVDGFITTAAALVAQSLAPTALDYCIAAHSGAEPGHRIALQQLGLRPLLQLDLRLGEGSGAALAIPLVQAACHILREMATFASAQVDTAL, translated from the coding sequence GTGAACATTGACGATCTATCAGCCACGATTGCTGAGCTTGATTCCGCTGCAATGCAGCAAGCGCAGCAACGCCAAGAGCAACTGACTAAGCCGCAGGGTGCATTGGGTCTGCTCGAAACGCTGTCGATTCAATTAGCAGGCATCACCCAGCAATGCCCGCCAAGCGTGCAAAAACCGATTATCGTGGTTGCGGCAGCCGATCATGGCGTTGCTGAATATGGTGTGAGTGCTTATCCATCGAGCGTCACAGCTCAAATGGTGGCGAATTTTTTGGCGGGCGGCGCGGCGGTGAGCGTTTTGGCTCGCCATGTTGGGGCTGAGCTACTAATTATTGATGCAGGTGTTCAAACCGCGATCACCAGCGAAGCCGCTAATTTTCGTAGCGAATGGCTCGGGGCTGGCACGCATAACTTGGCAATTGAACCAGCCATGAGCCTAGCCCAAGCCCAATCTGCCCTTGAACGCGGCATGAACATCGCCCATGAGTTGGCTGATGCCGGCCACGATTTGATTGCCCTCGGCGAGATGGGGATTGGCAATACAACCGCAGCCGCCTGTTTAACCGCAATCTATTGCCAGCAACCTGCGGCTGTGGTGACTGGCCATGGCACGGGAGTCCAAGCCGAGCACTACCAACGCAAAATCGAGGTTGTGGCCCAAGCCGTTGCCCGGGTTGGTAGTAATGTGAATGGAATTAAGCCCTTGAGCGAGGTTGGTGGCTTTGAAATTGGCATCTTGGCAGGGGTTATTATGGGTGCTGCTCAGCGGCGCGTGCCAATTTTAGTTGATGGGTTTATCACCACAGCAGCGGCTTTGGTAGCTCAATCACTTGCTCCAACGGCGCTTGATTATTGTATTGCGGCGCATTCTGGAGCTGAGCCAGGCCATCGAATTGCTTTGCAACAACTGGGTTTGCGCCCATTGCTTCAGCTTGATTTACGGCTCGGCGAGGGTAGCGGCGCAGCTTTGGCAATACCATTGGTGCAAGCAGCTTGTCATATTTTGCGCGAAATGGCCACCTTTGCTAGCGCCCAAGTTGATACTGCACTCTAA
- a CDS encoding low affinity iron permease family protein — MYSVKTKSRFTQVSKWTAHITGRPRTFGLAVGVIFLWMISGPLFSWSDTWQLVINTSTTIITFLMVFLIQNTQTRDSEAIQIKLDELIRATQGAHNALLDLEELEEDELDQIRATYQRLSERAREAIRHGLVDTDNPEPEMA, encoded by the coding sequence ATGTACAGCGTCAAAACGAAGTCGCGGTTTACCCAAGTCTCCAAGTGGACTGCCCATATCACGGGACGACCACGGACATTTGGTCTTGCGGTCGGGGTGATCTTCCTATGGATGATCAGTGGACCACTGTTTAGCTGGAGCGATACATGGCAGTTGGTGATTAATACGAGCACAACGATTATTACCTTTCTTATGGTCTTTCTGATTCAAAATACACAGACGCGCGATTCAGAAGCCATTCAAATTAAGCTTGATGAATTGATCCGTGCAACGCAGGGTGCTCATAATGCGCTTCTTGATCTGGAGGAGTTGGAAGAGGACGAGTTAGACCAGATTCGGGCGACATATCAACGATTGTCGGAACGAGCTCGCGAGGCCATCCGTCATGGATTGGTCGATACGGATAACCCCGAACCCGAGATGGCATAA
- a CDS encoding MarR family transcriptional regulator has product MHDQVDSFIAEWQRERPELDATPMGLIGRIARLEQHLSRELARIFGQFGLQRGEFDVLASLRRSGAPYQRSPTALFNTLMLSSGAMTNRLDRLAARGLIKRIPDPHDRRSLLVQLTAEGLDVINRAVEAHLDNEQRLIASLSNEQREQLATLLRCWLLDLEPNQA; this is encoded by the coding sequence ATGCATGACCAAGTTGACAGTTTTATTGCTGAGTGGCAGCGCGAACGACCGGAGCTTGATGCTACGCCGATGGGCTTGATTGGGCGAATTGCCCGGTTGGAACAACATTTGAGTCGTGAATTAGCGCGGATATTCGGCCAATTTGGCTTACAACGCGGGGAATTTGATGTGCTAGCAAGTTTGCGGCGGTCGGGAGCACCCTATCAGCGCAGCCCAACCGCCCTATTCAATACCTTGATGCTCTCATCAGGAGCCATGACCAACCGACTTGATCGCTTGGCCGCTCGTGGCTTAATCAAGCGCATTCCCGACCCACACGATCGGCGCAGCCTGTTGGTGCAGCTCACAGCCGAGGGTTTAGATGTCATTAATCGAGCCGTCGAAGCGCATCTGGACAACGAACAACGCTTGATTGCCAGTTTGAGCAACGAGCAGCGCGAGCAATTAGCCACGCTGTTACGCTGTTGGCTGCTCGATTTAGAGCCAAATCAAGCTTGA
- a CDS encoding PRC-barrel domain-containing protein: MYKAGELVKKSIIRVDTGNIIGSVADLLVDHDAGRIVGLLTSTGGLFREATIVEWSQVLVWVGDVILVKAGCEVLRANAIPHVHALLEKKIHLTGTPAIGRSGNKLGTIGELLLDETGLIVGYVITRGVLKGERQYVLSSGIAGIGSDAVVVYDEALRDTLEGLEQTIPDPKLTMVMPLTGTRLSVEAPPTTSNPAESKSSPTDVQRLSSNEIDAILRGDQPIPGATSEH; encoded by the coding sequence ATGTATAAGGCAGGAGAGTTGGTCAAAAAATCGATCATTCGAGTCGATACTGGTAATATTATCGGCTCAGTCGCCGATCTTTTGGTTGATCACGATGCAGGGCGAATTGTCGGGTTATTGACCAGCACGGGTGGTCTGTTTCGCGAAGCCACAATCGTTGAATGGTCGCAGGTGTTGGTGTGGGTTGGCGATGTGATTTTGGTCAAAGCTGGCTGCGAAGTGCTGCGTGCCAACGCTATCCCGCATGTTCATGCCCTGCTCGAAAAGAAAATTCACCTGACTGGCACGCCGGCGATCGGTCGCTCTGGCAACAAACTGGGAACGATAGGCGAATTATTGCTTGATGAAACTGGCCTGATCGTTGGCTATGTGATCACCCGTGGCGTGCTGAAGGGCGAACGTCAATATGTGCTCAGCAGCGGGATTGCGGGCATTGGTAGTGATGCAGTCGTAGTGTATGATGAAGCCTTGCGCGATACGCTCGAAGGGCTTGAGCAGACAATTCCCGACCCCAAATTGACCATGGTTATGCCATTAACTGGTACGCGTTTGAGCGTTGAAGCCCCACCAACTACCTCCAATCCAGCCGAATCTAAGTCTAGTCCAACTGATGTCCAACGTTTGTCCTCGAATGAAATTGATGCTATTCTGCGCGGCGATCAACCTATACCTGGAGCAACGAGTGAACATTGA
- a CDS encoding CAP domain-containing protein, with protein MRLRFMLILMLMSGSLSFSLKPAAAQASLCFADVPGISNCISGRFLSYWQQNGGLAVFGYPLSPAQNETTANGTFTTQYFERQRFELHPELAAPYDVLLGRLGAEIYERNHGNWRNAPKTNPSTQGCLVFNETGRSVCEPFLSYWLNHGLLDGSLNAYEQSLSLLGLPLTEPRLEQNPDGDWVITQWFERARLEDHGPKGVLLGRLGAELKAQPAPSYPSEITALVDAINRQRSQAGLSSLTINPTLNQAAQIHSDDMARNNFFEHTGSDGSNAGQRMQRVGYTWRAWAENLAAGYTDAQAIIDAWMQSPGHRANILYADVSEIGVGIARNPNSEYQIYWTVNFGAR; from the coding sequence ATGCGCCTGCGTTTTATGTTGATTTTGATGCTAATGAGCGGCAGTTTGAGTTTTAGCCTCAAACCTGCCGCTGCCCAAGCCAGCCTATGTTTTGCCGATGTGCCAGGCATTAGCAATTGTATTAGTGGGCGTTTTTTGAGCTATTGGCAACAAAATGGTGGTTTGGCAGTATTTGGCTACCCACTCTCGCCTGCTCAAAACGAAACAACCGCTAACGGCACATTTACGACTCAATATTTTGAACGCCAACGCTTTGAGCTACACCCCGAATTGGCCGCGCCCTATGATGTCTTGCTTGGCCGTTTGGGAGCCGAAATCTACGAACGCAACCACGGCAACTGGCGCAATGCTCCCAAAACCAACCCAAGTACCCAAGGCTGTTTAGTATTTAACGAAACTGGGCGCTCAGTTTGCGAACCATTTTTGAGCTATTGGTTGAATCATGGCTTGCTTGATGGCTCTTTGAATGCCTACGAACAGTCGTTGAGTTTGCTAGGCTTGCCGCTGACCGAACCACGCCTCGAGCAAAACCCCGACGGCGATTGGGTGATAACGCAGTGGTTTGAACGCGCTCGGCTCGAAGATCATGGCCCAAAAGGCGTGTTACTTGGCCGTTTGGGAGCCGAACTTAAAGCCCAGCCAGCCCCAAGTTATCCGAGCGAAATCACGGCCTTAGTCGATGCAATCAATCGTCAACGCAGCCAAGCTGGATTAAGCAGCTTGACAATCAACCCAACCCTCAACCAAGCCGCCCAAATTCATAGCGACGATATGGCTCGTAATAACTTTTTCGAGCACACTGGCAGCGATGGCTCGAACGCCGGCCAACGCATGCAACGCGTAGGTTACACATGGCGAGCTTGGGCCGAAAATTTAGCGGCTGGCTATACCGATGCTCAAGCAATTATCGATGCTTGGATGCAAAGTCCAGGTCATCGCGCCAACATTCTGTATGCCGATGTTAGCGAAATTGGAGTTGGCATTGCCCGTAATCCCAATTCAGAATACCAAATTTATTGGACAGTCAACTTCGGTGCACGCTAA
- a CDS encoding alpha/beta hydrolase family protein, whose protein sequence is MHQLEVVSCTSTMLDMVVPIAVLVPPDHSADGPACPVVTLLHGLSDSYMCWLDYTNIRQYIAATRLIVVMPHCGRSFYANGLGGQQIEEFLAAELPQLIDAQYTTIRQREGRAIGGVSMGGYGALRLGLRYPQHWSAVFSHSGAVDAPRWIDDPSNMVIFGPVDSPIRQEYSLFRMLEQLVVPIPAMHFDCGIDDFLVEENRLFHHALRQQHIPHIYRERPGGHTWRYCDENLAASLSWVCQQLELPNRS, encoded by the coding sequence ATGCATCAGTTAGAGGTCGTTTCTTGCACCAGTACGATGCTCGATATGGTTGTTCCGATCGCAGTGCTTGTACCGCCCGACCATTCAGCCGACGGGCCTGCCTGCCCGGTTGTAACTTTGCTTCACGGGTTGTCAGATAGTTATATGTGCTGGTTGGATTATACAAATATTCGGCAATATATTGCTGCGACGCGCTTAATTGTGGTAATGCCGCATTGTGGGCGCTCATTTTATGCCAACGGCCTTGGTGGCCAGCAGATTGAGGAATTTCTCGCCGCTGAGTTGCCTCAATTGATTGATGCTCAGTATACGACAATCAGGCAACGTGAGGGCCGCGCAATTGGCGGTGTTTCGATGGGTGGCTATGGAGCGCTACGCTTGGGCTTGCGCTATCCGCAGCATTGGAGCGCCGTTTTTAGCCATAGTGGGGCAGTTGATGCCCCGCGCTGGATCGACGATCCCTCGAATATGGTGATTTTCGGGCCAGTCGATAGCCCCATTCGCCAAGAATACAGCCTTTTTCGCATGCTTGAACAATTAGTTGTGCCAATTCCGGCAATGCATTTTGATTGCGGAATTGATGATTTTTTAGTTGAGGAGAATCGTTTATTTCATCATGCGCTACGCCAACAGCATATTCCGCACATCTACCGCGAACGACCAGGCGGCCATACTTGGCGTTATTGTGATGAAAATTTAGCGGCTAGTCTGAGTTGGGTTTGCCAACAACTCGAGCTGCCAAATCGATCTTAA
- a CDS encoding tetratricopeptide repeat protein yields the protein MQRIGFPTFTTPLIGRDADVAALVTRLRQSPTRFTTLLGPSGTGKTRLSIQIADRLHAEFRDGVAFISLATLDDPDLVIPTIARTFGLAERGSLVYEEALVQFLRERQYLIVLDNMEQVIEAAPHVIGLLSQTEQVRVLVTSQQAANDPQEEVIPIPPLAIPLGGGSVQIETISMSPAVALFLDRIRRVRPEFMLDHNNALHIVEICRRLRGLPLAIELVAAHSDKLRPADLLLLLRNYLPAEQNVGAAPAPEQVLHPVLDWCISYSIPAIRWLLPRLGVFQGEWTLNQVQLLANEAPNTIDIAKTLQAMVAKGLLLSNAASEEPTYSMLDTIRQYAARQLKRNAQLDHACHELHAKAFQQLAIDIDTGIRQGQGMVWSKRLNQAMPNIRSALQWLYQQQRYSEIARLISSMVLPLFQQGYIREGLSWIARIGAQAASFEPEIQLHFGYANGLLSYAISDYPSALQAYDAALTHAKTLGDLDYQARLLNNQGMIYAEQTNYAAARQAYEAALTIRQQQSNVWGEAIILNNLGSVTQFQAEHQAAREYFQASLAIYQQMGDQMSQAVSFQNIASTHLNMHEYAEAEHLYRESIAIHRQNEESPPLIMALYGLGLALLRQNADERRESGEVLHQAVTMAARLNVQRSLAIAFEGFAEWLATPNPEHAAYLVGGAASLRNACDVGYSAVSWRDITSLREQLDHSLGQAERQAAEATGEALSQAELLLLVSQA from the coding sequence ATGCAACGCATTGGCTTTCCAACTTTCACGACCCCATTGATTGGCCGCGATGCCGATGTTGCAGCGCTGGTAACACGTTTGCGCCAATCGCCAACCCGTTTTACGACCTTGCTCGGCCCAAGTGGTACTGGCAAAACCCGCCTGAGCATTCAAATTGCTGATCGCTTGCACGCTGAGTTTCGTGATGGCGTGGCCTTTATTTCGTTAGCAACCCTCGACGACCCCGATTTGGTGATTCCGACGATTGCTCGCACCTTTGGCTTGGCTGAACGTGGCAGTTTGGTGTATGAAGAAGCTTTAGTGCAATTTTTACGCGAACGTCAATACTTAATCGTACTCGATAATATGGAACAAGTGATCGAGGCTGCGCCGCATGTGATTGGCTTGTTGAGCCAAACCGAGCAGGTGCGGGTGTTGGTAACCAGCCAACAAGCCGCCAATGATCCCCAAGAAGAAGTAATTCCGATTCCGCCATTGGCGATTCCGCTGGGTGGTGGCTCCGTCCAAATCGAAACCATCAGCATGAGTCCAGCGGTGGCGCTATTTTTGGATCGGATTCGGCGGGTGCGACCTGAATTTATGCTTGATCACAATAATGCGTTGCATATTGTCGAGATTTGTCGGCGTTTGCGCGGCTTGCCCTTGGCGATTGAGTTGGTAGCGGCCCATAGCGATAAATTACGCCCCGCCGATTTGCTGCTGTTATTGCGCAATTATCTACCTGCTGAGCAAAATGTAGGAGCCGCACCAGCCCCCGAACAAGTGCTGCACCCGGTTTTGGATTGGTGTATTTCTTATAGTATTCCGGCGATTCGCTGGTTGTTGCCACGCTTGGGGGTCTTTCAAGGCGAGTGGACGCTCAATCAGGTGCAATTATTGGCCAACGAAGCACCTAACACGATTGATATTGCCAAAACGCTCCAAGCCATGGTTGCCAAAGGCCTGCTGTTGAGCAACGCCGCCTCGGAAGAACCAACCTATAGCATGCTCGATACGATTCGCCAATATGCGGCCCGCCAACTCAAGCGCAATGCCCAACTTGACCATGCTTGTCACGAGTTGCATGCCAAGGCTTTTCAACAATTGGCAATCGATATTGATACTGGTATTCGCCAAGGCCAAGGCATGGTGTGGAGCAAACGCCTGAATCAAGCGATGCCCAATATTCGCAGCGCTTTGCAATGGCTGTATCAACAACAGCGCTACAGCGAGATTGCCCGCTTAATTTCGAGTATGGTGCTGCCCTTGTTTCAACAAGGCTATATTCGCGAAGGATTAAGCTGGATTGCGCGAATTGGGGCGCAGGCTGCCAGCTTTGAGCCAGAAATTCAACTGCATTTTGGCTATGCCAATGGCCTCCTTTCCTATGCAATTAGCGATTATCCTTCGGCCTTGCAGGCTTATGATGCGGCGCTGACCCATGCCAAAACCCTTGGTGATTTGGATTATCAGGCGCGTTTGTTGAACAACCAAGGCATGATTTACGCCGAGCAAACTAATTATGCAGCGGCACGCCAAGCCTATGAAGCAGCCTTAACGATTCGTCAGCAACAATCTAATGTTTGGGGCGAGGCGATTATTTTGAATAATCTTGGCTCGGTCACCCAATTTCAAGCTGAACACCAAGCCGCCCGTGAGTATTTCCAAGCGAGTTTGGCAATTTACCAACAAATGGGCGATCAAATGAGCCAAGCGGTCTCGTTTCAAAATATTGCTAGTACCCATTTGAATATGCACGAATACGCCGAGGCTGAGCACTTATATCGTGAAAGCATCGCGATTCATCGCCAAAACGAAGAATCACCACCATTAATTATGGCCTTGTATGGGTTGGGCTTGGCTTTGCTGCGCCAGAATGCTGACGAACGGCGTGAATCTGGCGAAGTGCTGCATCAAGCAGTCACAATGGCGGCACGGCTGAATGTCCAACGTTCATTGGCGATTGCCTTCGAAGGCTTTGCTGAATGGCTGGCAACGCCGAATCCTGAGCATGCCGCCTATTTGGTTGGCGGTGCGGCCAGTTTGCGCAATGCCTGCGATGTTGGCTACTCGGCAGTAAGCTGGCGCGACATAACCAGCTTGCGCGAACAGCTTGATCACAGTTTGGGACAAGCTGAACGTCAAGCCGCTGAAGCCACAGGCGAAGCCTTGAGTCAAGCCGAATTGCTGCTGTTAGTTTCTCAAGCTTGA